agcggggaggatcataggggtctccttaCCAtctatcggggacatttatcagaaacgctgcatatgcagggcccttagtattatcaaggatcctagCCATTGACTTactaccgtcaggcaggagactctgatggataaaaacaagaacggtcaggatgggaaacagtttctttccccggGCCTttgggcttctgaactccctgtcgcATCGTATTTGAATtttcactggttaatctgttccatactttacgatatttaatattaatgcactttagtttgttatttatgtgtgattcatctgtagactttatccttaccttcataagttatcgtgtgttatgtgtactactgcactttacaccctggttcaaagaaacgtctcatttctatatacggTTATAGACGTTATATACATTATgtagctaaatgacaataaattgatttgatttgacttgactttgtTAATCTGGTTATCACCAAGAAAAGCAGCTGTTGTTTTTGAGTTGATAACCAAgatacgaagggtgattgataaggtcgtggcctaaggtagaaggagtcaattttagaaaacctaacacatttatttttcctacatttacacacttagtccagcggtcgtggagcatacggatcccttctttgtagaagtcggcgtcttggacctccagaagtggtccatagcaggggtgattgataagttcattaagttcatggcctaaggtagaaggagatgagttattaacttcaaactttctgcattttcactcaaagagttgcactgcatgtgcatgtaatgagagctgtataactcatctccttctaccttaggccacgaacttatcaatcacctgctgtggaccacctggaggtccaagatgctctagttacatgcacgtgcagttcaactctttgacagataatgcagaaagtttgaagttaataacttatctccttctacctttggccacaaacttatcaatcacccctcataattgCCAACGCCTCCAAGAGAAAAGCAGAACCATGAGAAAAGATGTAGTAAAGGAGTTATTACTGTGTATTCAAATCCCAAAGCAGCCTGTACAGGTGGGATGTCAACTGTCCAACGCAGGACCTCCGATGTGAACGAGAAGATGACAAAATCCGCTATGATGATAATTGTGGATATGGCTAAATACGCGGTGCTGATCAGCATTTGCTTGATGCATGCGGCTACTTCATTTGATGACATCTTTAACCCGGTGGATCGGATTAGCTTTTTACTGGCAGTTCGCTTAGGTAAATGCTGTCCTTTCTTTGGTTGTAGTAGGTCAGTTAACTTGCCAGTTATATACACATTGTCAAACTCCAGGTTTGTCAGGTAGCCCTTGAGATACCAAATGGAGGTGAAGGCCAGATAGAAGAAGATAAAGGCAGCCAGTGCTCGGTTGGTGTACAGAGTAATCTCACTGATTAAGGTATGAACTTTATCAAATTCACTTTGGATATCTTTGCCAATTGCATGCAATTGGCTCTGGATTGCTGTTAGATTGATATCAGAGTTTAATTCCCATTTCTTGTCTGATGTGATGAACGTCATTTCCTTCAATTTTTGTAGCTTCTGCAATTCTTCAACCAGCTCATCCTTGACATGTCTTACAATGCTAGTTGAGTTCTTTAGGCTCGTGATTGAGGTCATTGCAACGCACTGAAAGAGCTTGAGAACCGTCTTCATGTTGCCCATAATGTTGGGGATGATGTTGATGGCCACGAGCATGAAGCATGTGGAAAGGAAGAGATCGCGGCCTTGTTTCGTGCCCAATGTGGGGACCACAATGGTGAACGCACAGCGCATGGGATGGACCAGGAAGAGAAGCAGGAACATGATGATTATGAAAATTCCGGTTATGAAGTTGCTCATGTACCCTTTGTACTTCAGAGATGACAGCAGCCAGTTGTGGAGTAACCCACCGGCGATGGCGGATATGCACAAGCATAACAGGAGGAGAACAAACAGTTGGTTCCAGCCGCTTGGCGTCGGACTGGAGTAAGCACTCCAGAGGATCTGCAGGACCTGCTTTGtttcattcacatactttttccaccGAGAAGTAGAGGTCTTCAAATTGCTGTGTCTGATGGGAAGAGAAAGGAACactttatttagagatgctgTACAGTAATGGGACCTTCCTGCCTAACGAGACTGCATTACACAGTTACACCCgcgagaccaattaacctactaatctgtctgtctttttgtttgggactgtgggaggaaactcgagTACCCAGAGGTTatgaggagaatgtgcaaactccttgcagacagtggcagaaatgaCCCTGGGTCGCTGGTGTTGTAATAATGTTATGCTAACTGCAACGGTACCGTACTGTCCCTGTAACACTTGGACATCTAAAATGTGAGAGCATATAGACAAGTGCAGTAAATGTAAGTCTATAAAGGTCATCAGGTACATCACAGATAAGGTTTATAATtgtcaatggttccatttaatatcagagaatgtatacaacctgaaacttttactctccacagacatccacaaaacagaagaaaaatcccaaaggatgaatgacacaaaaatgttagaaccccaaagccatccctcccccccccacacacaaaagcatcaaccctcccccctctcctcccctcacttgttccagcaggaaacatcagaccgccccccccccacacaaaagcatcaaccctcccccctctcctcccctcacttGTTCCAGCAGGAAACATCAGaccgcccccccaccacccaccatgcaatcactagcaaagcccccagagagACCATTATCTAGGGTCCTTCTAGAGTCAAtgtccatcccaacactgacgtccacaggttctctctctcactaacaagggagagagagagagagagatcgctccTGCCACAGTGAGAGGGAGACCAATAGCTCGCTGTTTCAACGTTACAGTCTGCAGCGTCACTTATTTCGACAGCATTGTCCTGATCTCTTCGCACTTCTTACGTCTAGCCAATAATGTTGTATGTCTTGTGCATTTGTTTCTAATAAGGACATTTTGTGATGAGGTATCTGTCCTTCAGGCAATGCCATTAATTTTGGATACTCATTCAGTTGTTCTTCGTggtttttaaacacaagagattctacagatagaaacataggaatatagaaagcctacagcacaatacaggcccttcggcccacaaagccgtgccaaacatgtccttactttagaaattacctatagccctctatttttctaagttccaagaTGCTGAaataaagcacagcagcgcctctacttcctgaggagatcgaGGCAATCTAAGCACATTCTACcagagagtgtcctgaccagctatatcaccatctggtatggagattcATCTGTGtatgtatttgtttatttagagacacagtgtggaataggcctttccggcccttcgaCCTGCATCACCCACTAACCCCCAGCAACCCCCTGTTGCAGACTTGATtgctgaatggtttaattctgcttatataagaccataagacataggagcaggattaggccatcttgcccattgagtctactccgccattcattcatggcttttccttttttctgtctcctcctcaaccccagttcccggccttctccccataacctttgatgccaagaacctatcaatctctgccttaaatacacccaatgacctggcttccacagctgcatgtggcaacaaattccacaaattcaccaccctttggctaaaggaatttctccgcatccctgttttgaaagggcgcccctctatcctgaggctgtgccctcttgtcctagagtctcccaccatgggaaacatccttatcatatctactctgtctaggcctttcaacattcgaaaggtttcaatgagatcccccctcatccttctgaattccagccagtacagacccagagccatcaaacgttcctcatatgataaccctttcattcctggaatcatccttgtgaaactcgtctggaccctctccaatgccagcacatcttttctaagatgaggagcccaaaactgttcacagtactcaaggtgaggcctcaccaatgccttataaatcttcAGCATCCAGGTCCATATGTCTTATGGACCTTTAGAACACAAATGGATTTCTGCTTAGGCTGGCAGCCAAACTTTTCTCTTACACTCTCTTTGCTTCTTGTTTTTACTTTAACCATTTCCTCTTTGATTCTTTCGTAATCAGCGTGTCTCTCAAGTATTTATAACCCAGCACTTGTCATACCGAGAGctgtgttgtttttgtttttttcctgTACCTCCCTCGTCATGCAGGGAGCTCTgaatttctttgttctttctttgTCCCTCACAGCAATGTTCCTCAAATGCACCTGAACCATTTCTTTCTCAATGTCAACCCATTGTGCCATTAGAGTTTTGCCTGTCAACTTTTGATTCCAAGTTACCTCAGGCAGATCCACtctaatctcattgaaactggcTTTTCTCCAATTAATTATTTCAACATTGGGTTGCCAACATTTTAAGacgaggttgatagactcttgattggtcaggacatgaagagatacagggagaaaccaggagattggggcttagaggaaaaatgaatcagccatgatgaaatggcagaccagatacaatgggccaaatggcctaattctgctcctatattttaataatcttatggtcttttttaaaCAGATAACTAAAATCTTATGATATGATTGTCACCATTTCTGGAAGGCTCACAGCAGGTAGTTAAAACTGTCCAGTGCATCATCATTCCAGCATACGCGACATCACGGACATatttacagaaaggtgccagaaaacgGCCAGAACAATCCCAGCCacactgctcatggactgtttgtcccactcccatccgtggcttcatgtgaccctgattaggggggtggggggtgggggggtctaaTCATGTGCTATaacttgcccaaaggtgacctagacactagtggagggaaggagtgccttacacctccttaggtagagtcatatctccaccccgctgcCTGTTGAATAGGTAAATTCAtgttgtgtgggtgtgtgacttATTTACCAGTTGAAAGCTGCTTCTGCCATGTCTCATTGATTGGTCCGTTTAATAACTGCTGGTGCTCTTTCCCCTTGGTTGGTTTGTGCACCACAGCACCAATTTCTGGTTCTGGGTGCCTTGGGGGATATAAAGCAGCAAAAGCGGGAGGCTTGGTCTCtctctattttttttcctttgtctCCAGGGCACGTCTCACAgaaccattgggaaggtatgcttcATGTGCACTTTTGGCCAAGTATCTGTTTGTTGACTATTTAGTTTTGCAGTTTGTGTAACTTGAGGGAATTTAAATGTTTGGTCAaattttttactgtttgtaaataaatgattaatatgcttATATGAAtaagtgttttctgtctcactctccAAACCTGTAAACCTGCTTCCACGttacaattggtttattattgtcatatgtaatgTACCAAAAACCATGTTTTCCATGccatctatacagatcatttGACTACATCAGTGCATCGATGTTgtacaaggaaaaacaataacagaatgcagaatgaagtgtgacAGTAGCAGAGAAAATGAAGTTCATGCGGACAGTAAGGTGTAAGGCCGTAgccaggtagattgtgaggtcaagagttgatCTATTCTATGCTTCTGACAGATCTTTCTCATTGAAACTTgatcttcaattttttttatgaATTCCTTATCAATCAATGGAGTTTCTATCCAAAACTTTCATAATGACATTGACAGTGTGTTCTGAGTGCAATTTGTCTAATATTTAAGATAGATTTAGAATATTAGAACATTTttcacaagaacaggccattcaacccaacaaagcttgccaaatttcTATTCACATAGTATGTTGAAGTAACTATCAAGTTTAGATTTGGAAGTCTCTAAGGGTACAACTCTCAACTAAtgaactaggtagtttgttccagtATGTCCACagctcactgtgtaaagaaatgcttcctgattagtctgaaatctccccttaacTACCCTCCACCTATGACCCTGGTTCTCAATGATAAATTAATCTTGAAgcagcagctggcatccaccttcCTTACACCCTTAATTTTGTTAAACACTTCTATCGGGTCTCCTCAGTTCTATGTCTACTTAGGCTaagaagatttaattctttcaatctttcttcatagctcataccctgcagacctggaatgtcttgtcacccttctctgaactctctccactgccttcacatccctcacaaaatATGGAGTCCAAAATTGTGCACAACAATCAAGGTGTGGCCTCATAAGtacattatacagcttaaggagaacatctctagacttgaactccactgagcgcattatatagcccaacattctattagccttcctagttgcttctgtgcattgtcctgtgatgagtCTCCCAGGATCCCCAAATCCTTCTCATGCGGTGCACTTTCTAACTCAGGACCCCcccccattgtatatttatatctaatatttctacttcctacaTATAATATTTTACATTgacacattaaatttcatctgccatttatctgcccacatctggattttaCTTAGATataactgtattgattctgctgcctgaatgttatcagcccaaccccctaattttgtgtcatctgcaaacttcactaGTTTATTCGTTATGtgctcatccaaatcattaatgtaaatcaaAAACAGCAGCGGCCCCAAAACGGATCCCTGCAGGACCCCACTGCTAATATCTTCTATTTTTCCACTTGCTTCATTTGTCACCTACACATTGAAGCAAACAGCAACATGCATTGTTTGTATctcatcagtgaggattgtgccagGCAGCCCTCAGGTGCTACCATGCTTccaggcccacaactcactactCTAAC
The sequence above is drawn from the Mobula hypostoma chromosome 2, sMobHyp1.1, whole genome shotgun sequence genome and encodes:
- the ocstamp gene encoding osteoclast stimulatory transmembrane protein, whose product is MTLEKRLEYNVTEHSNLKTSTSRWKKYVNETKQVLQILWSAYSSPTPSGWNQLFVLLLLCLCISAIAGGLLHNWLLSSLKYKGYMSNFITGIFIIIMFLLLFLVHPMRCAFTIVVPTLGTKQGRDLFLSTCFMLVAINIIPNIMGNMKTVLKLFQCVAMTSITSLKNSTSIVRHVKDELVEELQKLQKLKEMTFITSDKKWELNSDINLTAIQSQLHAIGKDIQSEFDKVHTLISEITLYTNRALAAFIFFYLAFTSIWYLKGYLTNLEFDNVYITGKLTDLLQPKKGQHLPKRTASKKLIRSTGLKMSSNEVAACIKQMLISTAYLAISTIIIIADFVIFSFTSEVLRWTVDIPPVQAALGFEYTGTIRTALEEITNLERSVKKKAHFPWNFNLTSDRCVFQTSPPDIHIIYIVGLLYLIAYITVFLEAYALRARRKISASFFESRENERVKYLQQKLLNNSEHEFKNNAVVFTVSEQCHVSFKRQCIKS